DNA sequence from the Oceanivirga salmonicida genome:
TTCATAGCACTTCTACCAAAATTTTCTTTTTTCTTAGCATGCCATATTATATTAAAAGATACTTCAATTTTAGATAATAAACTTATTACTGTCCAAAATATTATAATTATACCTAAACCAGATAATAAACTAGAATTCATTGAATTAACTAATTTTCTAGTTGTATCAAGTATAAACCCTAATTGTGTTTCAGATGCAGGTATATAAGTTGTAAGTTTATTTAATAAATATACGTCTAAACCAAATCCTTTAGTAAAACCTAATACAATGGCAATAAGTGGGAAAATTGATAATAATGATACATATGTTAAATCATTTGCAAGCATGACTATATCAGTTTTCATAAAATTATTAAATATTATTTTTAAAATATTTTTTATATTTTTTTCATTTAATCTATTCATAATTTACCACCGTATATTCCATATTATCATATATTTCATTCATTATTTCATCATATTCATCTATTTTTGCTTCTTCTAATAATATATTTTCTAATAAAGGATTAGTTATAGGGTGCTTAGGTGCAAATAAACTACATGAATCCTCATGTGGTTCTATTGATTTATTGTATGTTCCTATTTCATTGGCTTTTTCTATAATTTCTATTTTATCTAGCCCTATTAAGGGTCTAAATACTGGTATATCTACCGAAGCATTTGTACAAGTTAATCCACCTAATGTTTGTGATGCAACTTGACCTAAACTCTCACCTGTAATTAATGCTTTTAACCCTCTATCATTTGCTAATCTATTTGCTAACTTCATCATGCATCTTCTATTTAATATAGTTGCATAGTCATTATTAGTATATTTTTTTATTGCCTGTTGCATTTTTAATATATTAAATTTATAAAATACTGATTTAGCATTATAAGCCGTTAGTATTTTTACTAGTTCTTCTATTTTTTCTAACGATTTTTTTGATGTAAATGGAAAACTATGGAAAGTTACATAAGATAACTTCATACCCCTTTTAGCTATTAAAAATGAAGCAACTGGACTATCAATACCACCTGATAATAATGATAGTCCTTTTCCTGCTGTTCCTAATGGTAATCCACCATATGCTTTTATTTTTTTTGTGTATATATATGTATTTTTTCTAATATCTACATTAAATAAAACATCAGGTTTTTTCATTTGTACCTTAGTAAATTCAGTATTTATTAAAATATGGGCTCCTAAATTTTTAGAAATTTCCATAGAATTTTCTAAAAAAGTTTTATTGGCTCTATTAGTTGTAACCTTAAATGTTCTTGCTCCATTTTCATAAATTTTACTCGCTATAATTTCTATATTTTGTTTTATAATTTCAATATCTGTATCTATTTTTATACAAAATGTTATATTATTTATTCCAAAAACATTTTTTATAGCATTTAAAACTTCTTCTGCTCTACCTTTTTCAAAAACTAAAAATAATTTAGACATGTCATTTATTAATTCACATTTAAAATCTAACATTTTAATTTTATTATTTATGGCTAGCTTAATTGTATTTTCAAATACACCCCTATTATTTCCTTTTAATGCTAATTCTCCGTAACCTAAGCCCAAAGAATTTATATCATCAATATTTATATTCATTTTATTCTCTATCATTCTTTATTTCTTTTTTCCAAATAATCTTAATAAGTATATAAAAAGATTTATAAAATCAAGATACAATGAAAATGCTCCTATTATCGCTATTCTATCTATTATTTCTGTTTCACCATTGTGTGCTAATACCATTATATTATTTTTTATAACATTAGTATCATAAACTGTATAAATTATAAATATTGCTACTCCTGCAAATGATATTAATGTATCTAGTACACTACTTCTTAAAAATATGTTTATAATTGTAACTATTATAAGTGTAATTAATCCTACAAAAAGTAGAGTTCTATAATTACTCATATCTATTTTAGAAACATAACCATAAACTGTTAAAACAGTAAATAATGCTACTGTACCACTTAAAACACCTATAACACTAGCTGGTGTAAATATAAGGGTAAAAACTGATAATGTTGCACCTGTTAAAATTGCATATATATACAGAAATACTAACAATAATACTTTATTAGCTCTGTATGCCATAAATGATAATGCGAAAGCTATTCCTAATTCTAAAAAAATTAATGCTTGAAACGATTCTGCTGCTAATATAATAAAATCATCATTTTGTGTTATCATTATAACTATTCCTAATGTAACTAATAATGCTGTTGTTAAAATTAAAAACATTACTTTCATTTTTTCGCTAACTATTTCTGAAACACTTGTGTTTCCATATTCTATATCATAGTACATATTAACCTCCTATATTTCTATATTTACTTCTTTTGTAAGCATAGTTATAAATTCTTCTACACCCATGCTATTAGACTTCATGCTACCAAATCTTCTTACATTGACTTCATTATTATCTACTTCTTTTTGACCTATTACTAATTGTATAGGTATTTTTTGATCTGCATTTGCTTCTCTTATCTTATAACCTATTTTTTCATCTCTAATATCTAATTCAACTTTAAATCCTTCACCTTTTAGCCTATTATACAAGTCTTGTGCATACTTAGTTTGATCTTTTGATATAGTAAGTATTCTTGCCTGTACTGGTGCTAACCAAACTGGAAATGCTCCTGCATAATGTTCTATTAATATACCCATAAATCTTTCTAAACTTCCATATAAAGCTCTATGTATCATAACGGGTGTATGTTTTTCTCCATCTGAACCTATATATTTTGCCTCAAATCTATTAGGTAAATTAAAGTCTAATTGTATAGTACCTGTTTGCCATATTCTACCAATAGAATCTTTCATTTTAAAGTCTATCTTAGGTCCATAGAATGCACCATCACCTGGATTTAACTTATATTCTTTACCAGCAACATTTAATGCACTAATTAATGAATTTTCTGCTAATTCCCATAAACTATCTTCACCTATTGCTTTTTCAGGTTTAGTTGATAATTCTATATTATACTCAAATCCAAATAAAGTATAATATCTATCATATAAATTAATTATTTCTATAATTTGTTCTTCTATTTGTTCTTTTGTACAAAATATATGAGTATCATCTTGTGTAAATGCTCTAACTCTCATAAGTCCATGTAATGCACCTGAAAATTCATGTCTATGAACATAACCCATTTCTGCTAATTTTAAAGGCAAATCTTTATATGATCTTAAACTACTCTTAAATGCTAATACAGTTCCTGGACAATTCATTGGCTTTATAGCATATGCTTTTTCATCAATTTCAGATGTATACATATTTTCTTTATAGTTTTTCCAATGTCCAGAGATTTCCCACAATTCTTTATCTAACATCATAGGTGTTCTAATTTCTTTATACTCTGCTTTTATATGCTCTTTTCTCCACAATTCTTGCAGTCTTAAAAATAAGTCCATACCCTTTGGCATAAAAAATGGTGATCCAGGAGCATGTTCATCTAACATAAATAAATCTAATTGTTTACCTAATTTTCTATGATCTCTTTTTTCTGCTTCTTCTAACATATGCAAATAATCTTCTAATTCTTTTTTAGTAGTAAATGCTACACCATAAATTCTTTGTAACATTTTATTATCAGATTTACCTCTCCAATATGCACCAGCATGACTCATAAGTTTAAATGCTTTTACATAACCTGTTGATGGTAAATGAGTTCCACGACATAAATCAAAAAATTCACCCTGTGTATATGCACTAGAAGTATTACCTTCTAAACCATTTATTATTTCTACCTTATATATTTCATTTTCTTTGGTATATTTATCAATAAGTTCTTTATTAGAAAATTCATGTCTTTCAAACTTATAATTTTCTTTTATTATCTTATTCATTTCTTTTTCTATTTTTACTAAATCTTCATCTGTAAAAGGACTTTCAGGATCAAAATCGTAATAAAATCCATTTTCTATAACTGGTCCTATTCCTAATTTTACATTAGGAAATAATCTTTTTACAGCTTGTGCCATTATATGAGTTGTACTATGTCTTAATATATGTAACCCTAATTCATCATCTAATGTTATCAATTTGATTTGTCCATTCTCATTTAAAATATATGATACATCAACTTGTACTTCATTGAATATTGCACCAACTGTTTTTTTAGCCAAACTTGTTGAAATTGTTTTTGCAAATTCTATTACACTAATCCCTTTTTGTATTTGTTTCATATTTCCATCAGGTAATTTAATCTCAATCATAATATACTCCATTCTATTATTATTTACTACTTTTTTTATTTATAATTCTTATTCCTAATATACCCGTTACTATCATTACAATACTTATTATATACGGTGCTTTTATTCCTAAAAAATATAAATCTTCTGCTCTAAACATACTTACAGCATATCTTATAATACCATAACTTATTAAATAAATCATGGTTAATATACCCATTTTATATTCTTTCTTTCTAAATACGAACCATATCAAATAAAATGTAATAAAATTAAGTATCATTTCATATATCATTGCTGGGTGCAATGCATAATTAGGAAATTCTATACCTGCTTGGGTATTTTCAGGGAAAACTATTCCCCAAGGAACTAAATCATTAAATTTTGACCTCGCTTCTATACTAAGTGAATTATAGTAAACCCACCATTCATTAAATTTCCCACTTAATATTACATTAAGAGGAGTAAAGGTTGGAAAACCATGTATTTCACCATTTGCAAAATTCCCTATTCTCCCTAAACCTTGACCTAGTATTAATGGTCCTACTGCCATATCTGTTAATACCCAAAATTTATATTTTTTTATTTTCGCAAATATGAAAGCACCTATAATTCCACCTATAATTCCACCATGTATTGCAAGTCCGCCTTCCCATATTTTAAATGCACTAATAGGATTACTAGCATATACTTCCCATCTTAAAAGTACATAATATATTCTTGCTCCTATAAGACCTGAAAAAATTTCAAGAAAAGCAAAATCTTCTATATTTTTTAAATTATCTATTCCTCTTTTTTTAGCTATATCATCTCGTTTAGCAATATATATTGCTAAAAATAATGCTATTATATACATTAAACTATATATTCTTAGTTCAAAAAAACCTATTTTAAATAAATACGGTATCATTCATTACCTCCAAACTTACTTAATACGGTAGTCGATATTAAACTTCTATATTCAGAACTATCACTACCTAATATTACTTCATATAATTTTTTATCATTATTTTCATATAATATACTTATATTATAACCTGCCAAATTATGAAAACCTGTCTTTATACCAACAATACCAGGATAATCTCCTAATAAATCATTAGTATTTTCCAAGTTTTTATTTGCTATATTTTTATGTTTCGTTGACGTTATTTCTGCTATTAAAGGATAATTTTCAATAGCATACTTTGAAATTAAATAAATATCACTAGCACTTGCCTCATCTACACAAGTATTCGTATATTTAGGTGGTAAACCATGTGGTGTACAAAAGTGGGCACTTGTTGCTCCAATTTCTTGTGCTTTTTTATTCATTAATTCTGGAAAATCGTTTGATACACCATCTGCTAATACTTGTGCTGATGAATTACTTGATTTTATTAACATAAAATTTAATAATTCATATATAGTATATTTACTATTTTCTTTAAGTCGTACTCCATATGGTATTTTACTCTCATATTTATCAACTTTAACTTTTTCATTTAAATTTTCAATATTATCTAGTACTACCATTGCTGTCATTATTTTTGTAAGTGATGCTATAGGTAGTACATCATAAATATTATCTTGTATTAAAATTTCTCCTTTATCATCTGCTAATAAGTATGATTTATATATTTTTTCATCTTTTATTTTTAAATAAGATAATTCTTCTGTATAATTTTCATTATTTATTTCATCTACTTTACATTCTAAACTTGAAAATGAAATAAAAGAAAACAATAAAGATATAATTATATATTTTTTCATTGTTTTTCCTTTTTTTAATTAAACTTAATAAACTTTTTTATTAATTCATTTACTATAACTGGTATTATAGCAAATATTAATACTATATCTAAGTCTATAAATGATAACATAGTTACACCAAATGCTTTTGATAATAATGGTATAGCTAGTAATCCAAATTGTAATATAAGTCCTATAATTAATGAATAATTTAAAAACTTATTTTTAAATATTCCAATTTTTAATAGACTTTCTTCACTACTTCTCATAGTATATGCATAGAATAATTGTGATACTGTTAAGACAATAAATGCCATTGTTCTAGCATATGCTAAATTTTCATTACTAATATCTACAGTAGAAATTTGGCCTAATGTATAGCCTTTTTCTAAAAGACCTATTACAAATGCTGATAAAGTTAAAAATCCTATTAAAACTCCTCCAACTAAAGCTCTAAACCAAGCACCTCCTGAGAAGAAATTTTCATTACTTGCTCTTGGTGGTCTATTC
Encoded proteins:
- a CDS encoding YhjD/YihY/BrkB family envelope integrity protein, with the translated sequence MNRLNEKNIKNILKIIFNNFMKTDIVMLANDLTYVSLLSIFPLIAIVLGFTKGFGLDVYLLNKLTTYIPASETQLGFILDTTRKLVNSMNSSLLSGLGIIIIFWTVISLLSKIEVSFNIIWHAKKKENFGRSAMNYIAIVILIPIILVLLLATNDKITQLTFNLYYLSFATVKIVKIIKLIVLILFFAIMYQRIPSTNVSIKSSIISSIIVIILACTGANQTGNAPA
- the thiI gene encoding tRNA uracil 4-sulfurtransferase ThiI, with protein sequence MIENKMNINIDDINSLGLGYGELALKGNNRGVFENTIKLAINNKIKMLDFKCELINDMSKLFLVFEKGRAEEVLNAIKNVFGINNITFCIKIDTDIEIIKQNIEIIASKIYENGARTFKVTTNRANKTFLENSMEISKNLGAHILINTEFTKVQMKKPDVLFNVDIRKNTYIYTKKIKAYGGLPLGTAGKGLSLLSGGIDSPVASFLIAKRGMKLSYVTFHSFPFTSKKSLEKIEELVKILTAYNAKSVFYKFNILKMQQAIKKYTNNDYATILNRRCMMKLANRLANDRGLKALITGESLGQVASQTLGGLTCTNASVDIPVFRPLIGLDKIEIIEKANEIGTYNKSIEPHEDSCSLFAPKHPITNPLLENILLEEAKIDEYDEIMNEIYDNMEYTVVNYE
- a CDS encoding Bax inhibitor-1/YccA family protein, with translation MYYDIEYGNTSVSEIVSEKMKVMFLILTTALLVTLGIVIMITQNDDFIILAAESFQALIFLELGIAFALSFMAYRANKVLLLVFLYIYAILTGATLSVFTLIFTPASVIGVLSGTVALFTVLTVYGYVSKIDMSNYRTLLFVGLITLIIVTIINIFLRSSVLDTLISFAGVAIFIIYTVYDTNVIKNNIMVLAHNGETEIIDRIAIIGAFSLYLDFINLFIYLLRLFGKKK
- the thrS gene encoding threonine--tRNA ligase encodes the protein MIEIKLPDGNMKQIQKGISVIEFAKTISTSLAKKTVGAIFNEVQVDVSYILNENGQIKLITLDDELGLHILRHSTTHIMAQAVKRLFPNVKLGIGPVIENGFYYDFDPESPFTDEDLVKIEKEMNKIIKENYKFERHEFSNKELIDKYTKENEIYKVEIINGLEGNTSSAYTQGEFFDLCRGTHLPSTGYVKAFKLMSHAGAYWRGKSDNKMLQRIYGVAFTTKKELEDYLHMLEEAEKRDHRKLGKQLDLFMLDEHAPGSPFFMPKGMDLFLRLQELWRKEHIKAEYKEIRTPMMLDKELWEISGHWKNYKENMYTSEIDEKAYAIKPMNCPGTVLAFKSSLRSYKDLPLKLAEMGYVHRHEFSGALHGLMRVRAFTQDDTHIFCTKEQIEEQIIEIINLYDRYYTLFGFEYNIELSTKPEKAIGEDSLWELAENSLISALNVAGKEYKLNPGDGAFYGPKIDFKMKDSIGRIWQTGTIQLDFNLPNRFEAKYIGSDGEKHTPVMIHRALYGSLERFMGILIEHYAGAFPVWLAPVQARILTISKDQTKYAQDLYNRLKGEGFKVELDIRDEKIGYKIREANADQKIPIQLVIGQKEVDNNEVNVRRFGSMKSNSMGVEEFITMLTKEVNIEI
- the lgt gene encoding prolipoprotein diacylglyceryl transferase — translated: MIPYLFKIGFFELRIYSLMYIIALFLAIYIAKRDDIAKKRGIDNLKNIEDFAFLEIFSGLIGARIYYVLLRWEVYASNPISAFKIWEGGLAIHGGIIGGIIGAFIFAKIKKYKFWVLTDMAVGPLILGQGLGRIGNFANGEIHGFPTFTPLNVILSGKFNEWWVYYNSLSIEARSKFNDLVPWGIVFPENTQAGIEFPNYALHPAMIYEMILNFITFYLIWFVFRKKEYKMGILTMIYLISYGIIRYAVSMFRAEDLYFLGIKAPYIISIVMIVTGILGIRIINKKSSK
- a CDS encoding D-alanyl-D-alanine carboxypeptidase family protein, yielding MKKYIIISLLFSFISFSSLECKVDEINNENYTEELSYLKIKDEKIYKSYLLADDKGEILIQDNIYDVLPIASLTKIMTAMVVLDNIENLNEKVKVDKYESKIPYGVRLKENSKYTIYELLNFMLIKSSNSSAQVLADGVSNDFPELMNKKAQEIGATSAHFCTPHGLPPKYTNTCVDEASASDIYLISKYAIENYPLIAEITSTKHKNIANKNLENTNDLLGDYPGIVGIKTGFHNLAGYNISILYENNDKKLYEVILGSDSSEYRSLISTTVLSKFGGNE